The segment TAAGATTAGAAGAGTTCAATAGTCCAATAGTAGTTTATCATAGGGTTGGATATAATTCAGGACCTTCAGGCGCTGCGGCAATAGCGCTTAAAATGTTGGCTGATGAAGGTTATGATTGGATTTATTGGGGTGATGATGATGATCCCCCTCAGCATTCGAGAATTTTCGAACAGTTACTGGATTTAGCTCAATCACTTCCTTATTGTGGATCTGTAGGCTGTGTAGGGCATTTTTTCGATCCTAAAAAAGGAATTATAAATAGAGTTCCTAATATTCAGCTTCAAGGGAAAGGACACATAGAAGTTGATACAATAGCTGGAGGTATGACTAAAATAGTAAATGGGAAAATGATTAGAGAATATGACATTTTACCAGAAAAGGAATTTTTTTTTGGGTTTGAAGATTTAGATATTGATTTAAAAATTCAAAAAGCAGGATTTCATCTATACGTAGATAAAGAAATATATCTAAATGGGAGAATAAAAAGTGGGAAGATAAATTTGCACGTCAGAAAGATCAATAAGCCTACTCTTCAAACACTTTGGCGTGAATATTATTCTATTAGAAATTTAATGTATATTTTTTGGAGAAATAAATTATATAGTGCTTTTTTAAGAATTTTAGTAGTCAAATCACTAAAGATGGTTTTTAATTTTAGATATTCATTCGCTATTGGATGTTATACAACAAAAATTACATTATTGGCTTTTGCACATTTTTTTCAGGGAAAAATGGGATTACGGGTTAAACCTTTGAAAAAGTAATTAATTTTAATTTTATGCTGAGCTGAGTATTTACTTTTTTTAAAACCTTTATAAAAAAAATCGATAATAAATGAAAATATTAGTAACCGGAGCCGCCGGATTTATCGGAATGCATACTGCTGCTAAAATGGCTGCCGATGGTCATCGAGTCATCGGGT is part of the Flavobacterium sangjuense genome and harbors:
- a CDS encoding glycosyltransferase; amino-acid sequence: MKFAAFIMTYERPQLILDTISKLLEQTLPPVKIVVIDNSETTLTQIRLEEFNSPIVVYHRVGYNSGPSGAAAIALKMLADEGYDWIYWGDDDDPPQHSRIFEQLLDLAQSLPYCGSVGCVGHFFDPKKGIINRVPNIQLQGKGHIEVDTIAGGMTKIVNGKMIREYDILPEKEFFFGFEDLDIDLKIQKAGFHLYVDKEIYLNGRIKSGKINLHVRKINKPTLQTLWREYYSIRNLMYIFWRNKLYSAFLRILVVKSLKMVFNFRYSFAIGCYTTKITLLAFAHFFQGKMGLRVKPLKK